A segment of the Zonotrichia leucophrys gambelii isolate GWCS_2022_RI chromosome 25, RI_Zleu_2.0, whole genome shotgun sequence genome:
ggatgggatcagtgggataggatgggatgggatgggatgggatgggatggatcaatgggatgggatggattgatgggatggatcatgggatgggatccagatggatgggatggatccatgggatgggatgggattggatgggatcaatggatggatgatgagaTGATGGATCaatgggataggatgggatggatTGATAGGGAATCAATGGGATGTAGGATGGAGATCATGGAGTTGATGGGATcggaatgggatgggatgggatgggatcaatgggatgggataggtTGGGATGCgattgatgggatgggatgggatgggatcaatgggatggggtgggatcgatgggatgggatggtaTGAtatgggatcaatgggatgggaacgatgggatgggatggatgggaacGGGCCTGGGAGATCCTCTCATTCCGGGgatgctgggcagggacacctcccgcTGGATTGGGGCGCTCACAGCTCATCTTTGGGCTTGGGGATGGGGGTGGTTCACAAAATTCCCAGGATCACTGGGTTGGTTGGAGgagaccttcaggatcatcgagcccaacccagccccaacccctcaactcaaccctggcacccagtgccacatccaggcttgtttagacacatccagggatggtgattccaccatcTCCCcgggcagaacattccagaactttatcctGGGACCCTCCCAAAGAgagggaggattttttggggttcagcCCTTGCTGGGTGAGGGTGAGTGACCCCAAACTGACTCTGCTTCCCCCACAGCCCAAAACGACCACGGACAACTACATCAAGCAGCTCTTCACCAAAGCCGACGCCAACCACGACGGCCGCCTCAAGTTCACCGAGTTCCTGACCACGCTGAGCCTCGTGGCCATTGATGCCCACAACAGGTCCCACCAGGGCCCTGGTGGTGACCATGGCCACGACCACGGGCATGGCCACGACCACGGGCATGGCCATGACCACGGGCATGGCCACGACCACGGGCATGACCACgggcatgggcacagccacCGTCGCTGAAATGGAACCATCTCCCACGGTGGCCGAGCCATGGGACTCTGCGTCCCTCTTGTCTGGAACCAAACCTTTGTCACCTGCTTCTGCTTGGTGTCATTGAAATAAAATCCCTTCCTTTGAGCACCAAACCCATCCGTGTTCCGTGCCCTGGGGTCTGTGGGGAGGGACAAGGCTCAGCCCGTGATTAAACCCAGACTGAAGGGGAAAAGCAATGGGGAGGAGAGATTGGCACGGGGGGGACATTGTTCTGGGCAGAGTCAGGACaaggttttggggggttctcAGTGGGCAGCACAGGGTGAGTGGGCTCCTGGAGGGTGTCAGATCTGAGGGTGAAGCTCTAGGAAGTGCCAGAGGTGGAACACAAGTCAGGGGGTCCTTCCTCAGGTCTCTGCAAAGATCCAGCCCTGGAACTGGGGGTGCCACATCCTGGGGGTGCCACATCCCAAGAGTGTCACATCCCAGGGACACCAGATCCCAAGGGTGCCACCTCCCAGGCATGTGCGAGATGTTTTTGTGACCCCAAAACagtccagcagccccagcagagcaaaGCATGAGAccaaggggctctgggggctccatCCTGGGAGCTGCCACTGCAGAACCAGCCAAACCTTTCATGCTTTGGGACACATCCCCCAGGTCACCACACACCTAAAAGCCACCGTGGGCTCCTGAGGGCTGAAACAGGAGGGGACAAGAGCTCCAGGACCCAtcagtgaggggacactga
Coding sequences within it:
- the LOC135457678 gene encoding protein S100-A9-like, giving the protein MKTDLELALECAVNVYHRYAARRPVDDYLSLGEFSRLLKETAEPFLKNTVPPKTTTDNYIKQLFTKADANHDGRLKFTEFLTTLSLVAIDAHNRSHQGPGGDHGHDHGHGHDHGHGHDHGHGHDHGHDHGHGHSHRR